CAGATACCTTGATGCCATTTGCTACAAGGGTTCCTTTATCGGCAATCTGGCCGCCGCTTTCTGCGTAGAATGGCGTAAAATCAAGGATGAAATGAATCTCGTCGCCCGCGCTCGCTTCCTCAACAAGCTCGCCTTCCTTGACCAAAGCAACGATTTTGCTGGTTGTTTCAAAATTATCATATCCGACGAATTCGCTGCTTTCCTTAATGTCCCCGAGAATGCCACCCTGCACTTGCATGGAACCGACATCCTGACGTGCAGCACGTGCTCTCTCACGCTGAAGCTCCATTTCTTTTTCAAAGCCTTCATGGTCGACCTTCAAGCCTTCTTCTTCAGCATATTCTTCTGTTAATTCAACAGGGAATCCATATGTGTCATATAGACGGAAGACATCCGCACCCTGAACCATGCCACTGCCTTTTTCTTTCTCCTTCTTGATCAGCTCGGAAAGAATCGCAAGGCCTTCGTTGAGCGTTTCATGGAAACGGTCTTCTTCATTCTTGATGACCTTCTGGATGAACTCTGTCTTTTCTTTTACTTCAGGATAGAAGTCATGCATGATTTCGCCAACAACAGGCACAAGCTCGTACATGAATGGACGGTTGATGTCCAGCTTTTTCGCATAACGTACAGCGCGGCGCAATAAACGGCGAAGTACATAGCCTCGGCCTTCATTCGAAGGAAGTGCACCGTCACCGACAGCAAAGGCTACCGTACGGATGTGATCGGCAATTACTTTAAATGCTTCATCCTTCTCTTTGGACTGTCCGTATTTTTCACCGGAGATTTCTTCAGTCGCATTGATGATTGGCATGAACAAATCTGTTTCAAAGTTTGTCGGAACGTCCTGTACGACAGAAGCCATACGCTCAAGCCCCATGCCTGTATCAATATTTTTCTTCGGCAGCGGAGTGTATGTTCCGTCAGGATTATGGTTGAATTCAGAGAACACAAGATTCCAAACCTCTAAATAACGATCATTTTCCCCTCCAGGATATAGTTCTGGATCTTCAGGGTCATTGCCATACTCAGGCCCTCTGTCATAGAAGATTTCTGTGTTCGGACCACTTGGACCTTCACCGATATCCCAGAAGTTCCCCTCAAGGCGGATGATGCGTTCTTCAGGAACACCGATTTTCTCTCTCCAGATATTGAATGCTTCGTCGTCCTCCGGATGAATGGTCACGGAAAGCTTTTCAGGATCAAAACCAATCCATTTTTCATCCGTAAGGAATTCCCATGCAAATTCAATTGCTTCTACCTTGAAATAGTCACCGATCGAGAAGTTTCCAAGCATCTCAAAGAATGTGTGGTGGCGCGCTGTCTTTCCGACATTTTCGATATCGTTTGTACGAATCGATTTTTGCGCATTAGTGATACGCGGGTTTGCCGGAATCACACGGCCATCAAAATACTTTTTCAATGTCGCTACACCACTGTTGATCCAAAGAAGGGAAGGATCATCATGAGGGACAAGCGATGCACTCGGCTCAATTGCGTGGCCCTTTTCCTTAAAGAAATCCAGATACATTTTCCTGATTTCAGCACCTGTCAGTTTTTTCATAAAACTAACCTCCTAAACCCAAATGAAATTTAAGCTTTCAGGGATTTTAGGCAACAAAAAAAGCCCTCATCCCTGGACAGGGACGAGAGCTTGCTCGCGGTACCACCCTGATTATGGACGCAAAGTCGTGCGCCCATCTCTCAAAAACGCTTTAACGCAGCTGCTACGGCAGGTTTTGCCTGCACTCCGGAATAGCCTTCTGTTATCCTTCACCGGGAATTCTCTCAGCCTGGGAATCCCTCTCTGGACGATGGTCTATAACATACTCGTTCCTTCTACATTTTTCGAATTATTAATCTATAGCCGAATTATATATAGCCTGTTGCACTTTGTCAAACGACTTGGCAAAAATTACGAGGGACGCTCTTTCTTTCTCTCAAGTATGATATGGTCTTTTGCATGAATGAGTGCCGCTCTTAGGACCACCAGGACAGGAACGGCAAGAATAAGGCCAAGGATGCCGCCTATCTCTTCTCCCGCCAGCAGCGCAAACATGATCATCAGCGGATGCATATGCAGGCTTTTACCGACAATGAGCGGGGACAAGATATTTCCCTCGAGAAACTGCAGTGAAAAGACAATTACGAGTGAAAGAAGCACCATTTTCACAGACATTGTTGCTGCGATGATCACAGCCGGAATCGCTCCAATGATGGGCCCGAAATATGGAATCACATTCGTGATCCCGACTATCGCTCCTAATAGCAGCGAATACTTGATGCCTGCCATCCAAAAAAACAAGGAGGAAAGGACACCAATGATTAGGCAAATGAGCAGCTGCCCACGGATATAGCTTCCGAGAGACTTATCGACCTCATGCAGGAACTTTGTGCCTGGCTGCCTCCACTGCCGGGGCGTCAGATACCAGGCCGCTTTTTTCATGACATCGAAATCCTTCAGCATGTAAAAAGCGATAAATGGGATCACTGCAATCGTCAAAATTGAATTAATGATATCCATCAGGAATGTCATCGTACCAGCGAGCACTCCATCAAGCCATTGTTCCATCCGGGTAATTCCATCCTCGATCCTCTCATGTATCCCTGCCGGCCAAGTGGAGGTCTGATCAACAATGTTATTGACCATTTGCCTATATTGCTCGGCAAAATACGGCGCATTCTCCGCTAAATCGCCCAGCTGACGGATCATTGCTGGTATCCCTTTGTAAAAAGCAAAACCAGCTCCGCCAAAAAATAAAATATAGATGACCAAGATCGAAACTCCGCGATGAAGCCCTCTTTGGTGAAGGGCTTCCACAATAGGGTGGAGGAGATATGTAATGAAGGCAGCCACAGAAAAAGGCACAAGCAGCGAAATCAAAATTTCCAAAAACGGAACCCATATGGCCTGCAATTTGATGAAAACAAAAAGCACAATGAATAAAAGGAGAAGGAATCCAAGCCGGTAATACCATTTCATCTGGATATTCATCATCTTCACCCTCCTTCCTGTTTATTCTTGAAAGAAAGGCGGTGGATTATGCATTTTAGTCTGTCTGTAGGTATTTTAATGCTTATTAGAACGTTCACACTGCATTCAAAGTAGTAAAAAACCCCTGTAAAAATCACAGGGGTTTAAAGTTAAGACTGTCGCTACATCTTAAAATAAAGCTTTGGTCATCTTCTTGCCTAGCTTTTTCATCTTCCTGCCAGACATCATATTATTGTTAGACGTATAGTTGTACGCTGCCATGCCAGCACCAAAAGCAATTACGGAGGTTAACATTTTATTCAATGTGCTTCACCTCTTCGATTTATTTTATATGCCGTATTGACGTTGATCTTCTTCAAATAAATCATCAAGTGAGCTCAATGTTCCATCTTCTTCGACTTGATGGGTATGGATCAAGCCTTTATTCAGAGACAGTTCGATGAAGCAATTCCAGCAGTAATATTGGTTGATGCCAATTTTACCGATATCCTTGCTCCTGCAATTGGGACAACTTAACATAAGGGACACCTCATCTCGATTTGACAGTGACGACGATGGCATCCTTTCCGATTGCAGGCGGACCAGTGGTCTTAATGACACGCTTCCCATAAGCGATATCCGAAAAAAAGCCATCCGTTAATTCGTACCCTACAATCGTGCCCAATTCTTCCATAAAATATACATCTTCCAATAAGCCCAGCTGCTCCCCATCTTTCGTAAGAAGCTTCTTCCCAGCAAGGCTCTCATTATGCTCGAATGTATACTCAGGCTCTGTCTCCAATCGCTCAAGGGCTGACTTGTCTTCCACCATAATTCCATCTTCCCCGAAGGATGAAACCTGATCCACTTTAACCTGAAACGTTTTCTTGATGAACGCACCCTTTTTTACAAGTAAGCCTACAACGCTTCCATTGCCAGAAATGCTCACATCACAAACTTCGCCCAGTTTTTGACCACTCGCCAATTCATATACAGGCAGTCCTTTTAAAAGTGAAAATGTCCGCAAAAGTGTGTCCCGCCTTTCCGAACACTCTTAGTTTCCGCCGCAATACTAAATTCATGTGGTGTAAGGATTTCCATTCTCAGGATTGAAATTAAAAATAAAAGTCAGAGTAAATCTTATGCAGATCAACAAACTAATTAAGAATAATCAGTTGTCATCTTGAATCCTAACCAAAGAAATATATCATTACGAAAGGAAATACGATCATGAGAAAATATTTTACAATACTTTCCATCACTTTAATCTTCCTTCTGATAAACCTATCTCCTGCGCTGGCAGTCAATAATCCAAGAAATACCTATGAAGTAAAACCAGGAGATTATTTATGGAAGATAGCGTCAACCTATAAAACCTCAGTCGCAGACCTCAAACTAATCAATGGATTGCAATCAGATTTGATCCTGGTTGGCCAAAAATTAAGAGTTCCCATCGAGTATGAGGTCATTCCCGGAGACACGTTATGGAAACTTTCGGTTTCATTTAATTCTACTGTCCATTCCATCAAAACTGCCAATGGTTTAAATACGAATATGATTTATGTAGGACAGAAATTAAGGATCCCGCCTAAAAGATTGAACATGCAAGGACAGTATGTCCTGATGACCAGGGATGAATTCAGGGATTGGGTTTTCAACCATCTTTTCACACGAAAAATCGGAAAAATTCAGCAGCATCATACGTATCAGCCATCCTATCAGCAATTTAATGGCACCAACCACTTCTCTTTATTAAAGGGTATGGAAGAATATCATGTGAATTCAATGAAGTGGAGCACCATCAGCCAGCAGCTGACGACATTCCCTGATGGTAAGGTGGCAGTTGGCAGATCATTTAACACACCTCCAGAAGGGTCATTTGGATTGTTGAATGAATCCGTCATGCGAGAGATTGAAGCAGATGCCTTGGCAATCGAAAATGTAGGGAATTTTGATGCCGGTAATAACCAAATGACTGCAGAGCAAAGGGAAACGATCCTTACCGTCACTGCACTGCTGATGATGCGATTCGGACTCAGTCCTTCGATTGATACAATTACGTACCATCATTGGTGGGATATCAACTCAGGAGAAAGAGTCTTGGATGAAGGGCAAGGCCATGCGGTAAAAACTTGCCCAGGAACAGACTTTTTCGGCGGCAATTCCACCGCTGACGCTAAAAATCACTTTTATCCTATGATTATTCGCAAAATGCAGGAAATTTCTGCAACCATGAGATGATCAAGAGAAGGACAAAGGAAGAACCCGCGTTACGTTACGCGGGTTCTCCCTTTGTGATTAGCTCCCTTCCTCCATGAAATCATAAGGAGTCAGGTTTCCCATCCCGATCATCGGATCTGCTTTTTTGATGATGTCGATAAAATCGACTTCTTCGTCTTGATCGATGTGTTCTTCAGTTTGAAGCTTTTGTTTCGACTGCAGCTTGCCTTGTCCCCCTGTTCCCTCTTCACCATTTAATTCAGGAAGCAATTGTACAAGCTTCTCGACGAGCGTTGTATTCCTTGCTGTATCTTCACCGCGTTCAATCCCCATTTTCAGTGCATCCTCTTCTCCGACTAGTATGAGGAATTGCTTACTCCTGGTAATCGCGGTATATATCAGATTCCTGCGCAACATTCTGTAGTAGCTTTTGACCACTGGAAGGACGACGATTGGAAATTCACTTCCCTGGGATTTATGCACCGAACAGCAATATGCATGGGTGATTTGCGATAGGTCTGGTCTGTTATAGGTGACTTCAATTCCATCGAAAGAAACGATCAGCTGATCTTGTTTTTCTGTGTTTTCCTTAGCATAAAATATCGCGACAACTTCACCCATATCGCCATTGAAAACATTTGCTTCAGGCTGATTGACCAACTGGAGGACCTTATCACCGATGCGGTATTTCACATCGCCAAATGCAAGCTCTTTCCTGGTACCATCATCATTCGGATTGAACAGTTCCTGCAGTAGTTCATTCAAACGGTCAATGCCTGCTGGGCCCCGGTACATTGGAGCCAGCACCTGGATGTTCCTTGGGGAATACCCTTTCTTTTTGGCATTTGCGACAACCTTTTCAACTACCTGAGGAATCTGGCTGGTTGTACATTTAATAAACGAACGGTCTGGCTGTTGTGCGGAAATATCCTCTGGCATGGATCCCTTCTTGATTTGGTGGGCGAGTTCGATGATCGATGAGCCTTCAGCCTGTCTGTAAATATCCGTCAGCCTGACCGTCGGGACCCTTTCTGAATCCAATAGATCCTTTAAGACCTGGCCTGGACCTACAGATGGGAGCTGGTCTTCATCTCCGACCACGATGACCTGAATATTATCAGGCAGCGATTTGAACAATTGATGAGCCAGCCATATATCAACCATAGATGTTTCATCGATAATCAGAATTTTCCCATCAAGCGGCTGGTCTTCATCATGGTCAAATCCTTCTGCACCATTCCAGCGCAGCAGCCTATGTATAGTCACGGCAGGCAATCCGGTTGACTCAGTCATCCTCTTAGCCGCCCGGCCGGTCGGAGCTGCCAGCAAGAACGGATATGGCTCTTCTTTTTTATAGTCTTTCGGGTCCAGCGAACATCCGTGAAGCTCAGCATATAGCTCAACAATTCCCTTGATGACCGTCGTTTTCCCCGTGCCAGGACCTCCTGTCAGAATCATCATCGGTGACATCAGCGCAGTCTGGATTGCTTCTTTCTGGCTTGGTCCGTACTGGACACCCAAACGCTCCTCAAGCTCTCCAAGCGCAAGAAGAAACTCCGATTCAGGAAATTGATTTTCATATTCTGTTTGCTCAAGAATCCTTTTGATATTCACAACCAGTCCTTTTTCCGAATAATAAAGGGACGGCAAATAGATTCTCTGCTCTTCAGCAACCAGCTTACCTTCTTCACCAAGCTTAATGATTTCGTTCGAGATATCAGTGAATTGTATTTCTATATTCTGATTGTCCTCAAGTAGTTTTTTCACATCAACGAGCAGCTCTTCTGCTTCCATGAAGACATGCCCGCCCTGGATGCTAGAACTCTCGAGAGTATATAGACAGGCCGCCTTGATCCGATCCGGATGGTTGCCCGTAAGGCCGAGCTGACATCCCAGCTCGTCCGCCCTGCCGAACCCGATGCCTTCGATATCCTCCACAAGCTTATAAGGGTTGTTCTGAATTACTTCAATCGCCTTTTCTTTATAAACCTGATAAATTTTCATCGACAGCTGAGGACCAAAACCATATTCGTTCAATGCCACCATCACTTGTTCAAGGCCCTGATGCTCCATCAATGTGTCATAAAGCTCCTTTGCTTTTTCAGATGCCAGCTTCGGAATCTGTTCAAGCACTGACGGGTTCTCAATTATCCTCGTTATCGCCTTTTCTCCGAGCGTATCGACAATTTTCTCAGCCGTTTTTTTTCCGATGCCTTTGAATAGATCACTTGACAAGTAGCTGATGATCCCCTGCTTTGACTGTGGCAGGTCCTTGCGGAAATGAGTCGCATGGAATTGTGCACCGAACTTAGGATGCTCTTTTATCTCACCGAAGAAAACGTAAGACTCTTGTTCATGAATCCGGGGGAAATACCCTGTTATGACTGCTTCTTTATCCTCGTACTGCTCATTTGTTTCCTCAACCCTGATTCTCAGGACTGTATAAAGATTTTGTTCATTATGAAAAATGGTAACAAGATGCTTTCCTTTCATGAACTTACCCTGTTCTGAAAACAAATCGAGCGAGTCCTGTTTATCCAAAGTACTTCCCCCTTCCTTCCAATGGCTTTTAATTAATGAAGGTCCTGACCTTCAATCAATTTCTTTCCGTGTCCTGCCAGCAAATGGTCTGGCTGGATTTCCAATGCCCGATTGAACATTTCAAGTGCCTTATCCCCATTTTCTTTGTAACCATAAGCTACTCCAAGATTATAGAGAGCGTCTGCATGCTCCGGGTCTAGCGAGATTGCCTGTTCAAGCGCTTTAATCGCTTCATCGATAAATCCTTCCCTTGCTAAACATAGTCCATATTGGAAATGAGCTTCCGCATCATTTTCGAGAAGCTCGGTGCTCCGCTGTAAATATGGCAGAGCCAATTTACTGCTGCCTAACTGCGCGAGGCTCATCCCCAGCATAAAAAAGTTGTCTCCATTATCCAGCCCTTTTTTCATGGCCAGTTCAAACATCTTTCTGGCTTCATCGAAGCTTTGGTTCTCGTAATAGACGCTGCCCTTGCTGTAGTATGCTGCTGTAGCATTTTCATCAAGGCTGATTGCTTTATCGAAAAAATTCATGGCTCTTTCGGTGTCACCTACTGCCGTAAGAACGTTCCCGAAATTTATGTATGCAACTGGGTCCTCTGGATGATCTTCAATCGCTTCGGCAAATGTCTTGGCCGCCTCTTCCCAGTTTCCTTCTTGCATAAACTGAATACCTGTTTGATTTTTATCCATTTTTAACACTCCATTCTCCATGAAATTATACCATATTAAGGGGGGGGTTAGACTCTTAGTGGGTGCCTTCAAAAATCCAGAAATATCCCCACTAGTTCCCCGTCAAAAAATAATCCCCGGCGAAGCTGTCCCGCCGGGGATTTGATCAGGATTAGCCGACATATGTCAGTTTATTTCCGTTCTTGAAAATCTCGTCAATCGTACCGCCGCCTAGACACTCATCACCATCATAGAAAACGACGGCTTGTCCTGGTGTCACGGCGCGAATAGGTTCTTTGAACAGGACTTTCGCAGTTCCGTCATCCTGAAGCTCGACCGTTACAGCATTATCAGGCTGGCGGTAACGGAATTTGGCTGTACATTCAAAAACCCTTGGCTTCTCCATGTCAGATACAAAGCCGACATTAACCGCAGTGATGCTGTCTGAATACAGCAGTTCATTGTGGAAACCTTGTTCAACAAGCAAAACATTGCGTTCAAGGTCTTTGCCGACAACAAACCACGGTTCGCCCGAGCCGCCGATGCCAAGACCCTGGCGCTGGCCGATTGTATAATACATTAGACCGTCATGCTTCCCTTTTACCTGGCCATCCATCGTTTCCATATTGCCTGGCTGTGCCGGGAGATAATTTCCGAGGAACTCCTTGAAATTCCGTTCACCTATGAAGCAGATACCTGTACTGTCTTTTTTAGTTGCCGTGGCAAGATTTGCTTCTTTGGCTAGCTCCCTGACTCGGGATTTTTCCAGATTGCCGATCGGGAACAATACTTTTTCAATCTGGCTCTGACTTAACTGGTTCAAAAAATAAGTCTGATCCTTATTTTCATCAAGACCGCGGAGCATCTTGCGTTCCCCGTCACGATCTTCTACTCGTGCGTAATGGCCTGTCGCCAAATAATCCGCTCCAAGGTTCATTGCGTGTTCAAGGAATGCTTTGAATTTAATTTCCTTGTTGCACATGACATCTGGATTCGGCGTCCTGCCTGCTTTATATTCATCTAGGAAATAAGTGAAAACTTTATCCCAATATTGTTTTTCAAAATTAACCGCATAATACGGAATGCCGATCTGGTTGCAGACGCGAATCACATCCTCGTAATCCTCGGTAGCCGTGCAAACACCGTTTTCGTCGGTGTCATCCCAGTTCTTCATGAAGATGCCGATCACATCATAGCCCTTCTCCTTCAAAATGAGCGCAGCAACTGATGAATCAACACCTCCGGACATTCCTACCACCACTCTTGTATCCTTAGGTGATTTTTCCATTATGCTTCACCTCTTTTCTCTTCCTTTAAAAACTTATTCTTCCCTCAAGCCTGGTTAATTTTCGCAAGCCTGCGGACAATTTTCGCTGTATCCTCAGCTGCTTTTTCAATCTGTTCCCTTGTATTGTGCAGCCCGAAGCTAAAGCGGATGGAATTTGTCAGTTTATCAGCTTCTTTTCCGAACATCGCGACCAGCACATGGGAAGGATCAATTGACCCGGCAGTGCAGGCCGAGCCGCTTGAAGCAGCAATGCCAGATAGGTCAAGGTTGACAAGCATCGCTTCGACATTCGTGCCCGGAAAGCTTAAGTTTAAAATATGAGGAAGTGATTTATCAAGCAATCCGTTCAGTTGGAAAGAGATTCCTCTCATTTCGAGTTGATTGATGAACCTATTCCTTAAATCATTATAGAAACTGCGCTTTGTTTCAAGTTCCTTTTGAGACAGCTCAACCGCTTTGCGGAATCCGGCAATTGCCGCGACATTTTCAGTACCGGCACGGCGTTTCCTTTCTTGTTCACCACCGAAAAGCTGCCTGGACAGCTTGATTCCTTCCCGGATATAAAGAAAGCCAATCCCTTTGGGACCATTGATTTTATGGGCTGAAACTGACAGAAGGTCAACCTTCAGTTCCTCTACATCCAAACTTTCAATGCCATACGCCTGGACTGCGTCTGTATGGAAAACAGCTTGATGATCAGCTAGCATACCACCAATCTCTTTGATAGGCTGGATTGAGCCAACTTCATTATTCCCGTACATAATTGTCACAAGAATCGTATCGTCCCGTAATGCTTCTTCTATTTTCCCAAGAGAAACCAGTCCATTTTCATCTACTGGCAAATACGTGACCTCAAAACCACGCTTCTCCAATTCCTCACAGCTGTGCAGGACAGCATGATGTTCAATCTGGGTCGTGATAATATGCTGACCTTTGGAGCGATTGCTTTCTGCATAACCGATGATAGCCAGGTTATCTGCTTCCGTTCCCCCGCTGGTAAAAATAATATTGTTACCCTTCGTTCCGATGCTGTTTGCCAGTTCATCACGGGTATCATCAAGGATTTTTCTTGCCTCACGACCGAAATGATGGATGCTTGAAGGGTTGCCGAATTCCGCTTCCATTACCTTGACCATTTCAGCCAGGACGTCTGGGTGCATTGGTGTTGTTGCTGCATGGTCCAAATAGATTCTTTCCAAAGTCTTACCCTCTCTTCAGAAGATTTTTTGAATTGGCTCTGTTAAATTTGGCTGTTGATTTCCGTTCCAGGCGCTTCGCTTTCCGCGGGAAGTCGGGGAGCCTCCTCAGCGCTTTATGCGCCTGCGGGGTCTCCCCATGACTTTCTCATCCCGCAGGAGGCTACGCGCCTTCCACTCCAATCAACAGGTTATATAAAACCTCGATGGCCTATAACACAAAACCACTA
This portion of the Mesobacillus sp. S13 genome encodes:
- a CDS encoding N-acetylmuramoyl-L-alanine amidase; this translates as MRKYFTILSITLIFLLINLSPALAVNNPRNTYEVKPGDYLWKIASTYKTSVADLKLINGLQSDLILVGQKLRVPIEYEVIPGDTLWKLSVSFNSTVHSIKTANGLNTNMIYVGQKLRIPPKRLNMQGQYVLMTRDEFRDWVFNHLFTRKIGKIQQHHTYQPSYQQFNGTNHFSLLKGMEEYHVNSMKWSTISQQLTTFPDGKVAVGRSFNTPPEGSFGLLNESVMREIEADALAIENVGNFDAGNNQMTAEQRETILTVTALLMMRFGLSPSIDTITYHHWWDINSGERVLDEGQGHAVKTCPGTDFFGGNSTADAKNHFYPMIIRKMQEISATMR
- a CDS encoding ATP-dependent RecD-like DNA helicase, whose product is MDKQDSLDLFSEQGKFMKGKHLVTIFHNEQNLYTVLRIRVEETNEQYEDKEAVITGYFPRIHEQESYVFFGEIKEHPKFGAQFHATHFRKDLPQSKQGIISYLSSDLFKGIGKKTAEKIVDTLGEKAITRIIENPSVLEQIPKLASEKAKELYDTLMEHQGLEQVMVALNEYGFGPQLSMKIYQVYKEKAIEVIQNNPYKLVEDIEGIGFGRADELGCQLGLTGNHPDRIKAACLYTLESSSIQGGHVFMEAEELLVDVKKLLEDNQNIEIQFTDISNEIIKLGEEGKLVAEEQRIYLPSLYYSEKGLVVNIKRILEQTEYENQFPESEFLLALGELEERLGVQYGPSQKEAIQTALMSPMMILTGGPGTGKTTVIKGIVELYAELHGCSLDPKDYKKEEPYPFLLAAPTGRAAKRMTESTGLPAVTIHRLLRWNGAEGFDHDEDQPLDGKILIIDETSMVDIWLAHQLFKSLPDNIQVIVVGDEDQLPSVGPGQVLKDLLDSERVPTVRLTDIYRQAEGSSIIELAHQIKKGSMPEDISAQQPDRSFIKCTTSQIPQVVEKVVANAKKKGYSPRNIQVLAPMYRGPAGIDRLNELLQELFNPNDDGTRKELAFGDVKYRIGDKVLQLVNQPEANVFNGDMGEVVAIFYAKENTEKQDQLIVSFDGIEVTYNRPDLSQITHAYCCSVHKSQGSEFPIVVLPVVKSYYRMLRRNLIYTAITRSKQFLILVGEEDALKMGIERGEDTARNTTLVEKLVQLLPELNGEEGTGGQGKLQSKQKLQTEEHIDQDEEVDFIDIIKKADPMIGMGNLTPYDFMEEGS
- a CDS encoding tetratricopeptide repeat protein — translated: MDKNQTGIQFMQEGNWEEAAKTFAEAIEDHPEDPVAYINFGNVLTAVGDTERAMNFFDKAISLDENATAAYYSKGSVYYENQSFDEARKMFELAMKKGLDNGDNFFMLGMSLAQLGSSKLALPYLQRSTELLENDAEAHFQYGLCLAREGFIDEAIKALEQAISLDPEHADALYNLGVAYGYKENGDKALEMFNRALEIQPDHLLAGHGKKLIEGQDLH
- a CDS encoding AI-2E family transporter; this translates as MNIQMKWYYRLGFLLLLFIVLFVFIKLQAIWVPFLEILISLLVPFSVAAFITYLLHPIVEALHQRGLHRGVSILVIYILFFGGAGFAFYKGIPAMIRQLGDLAENAPYFAEQYRQMVNNIVDQTSTWPAGIHERIEDGITRMEQWLDGVLAGTMTFLMDIINSILTIAVIPFIAFYMLKDFDVMKKAAWYLTPRQWRQPGTKFLHEVDKSLGSYIRGQLLICLIIGVLSSLFFWMAGIKYSLLLGAIVGITNVIPYFGPIIGAIPAVIIAATMSVKMVLLSLVIVFSLQFLEGNILSPLIVGKSLHMHPLMIMFALLAGEEIGGILGLILAVPVLVVLRAALIHAKDHIILERKKERPS
- a CDS encoding YrzQ family protein, whose amino-acid sequence is MLTSVIAFGAGMAAYNYTSNNNMMSGRKMKKLGKKMTKALF
- the alaS gene encoding alanine--tRNA ligase, which translates into the protein MKKLTGAEIRKMYLDFFKEKGHAIEPSASLVPHDDPSLLWINSGVATLKKYFDGRVIPANPRITNAQKSIRTNDIENVGKTARHHTFFEMLGNFSIGDYFKVEAIEFAWEFLTDEKWIGFDPEKLSVTIHPEDDEAFNIWREKIGVPEERIIRLEGNFWDIGEGPSGPNTEIFYDRGPEYGNDPEDPELYPGGENDRYLEVWNLVFSEFNHNPDGTYTPLPKKNIDTGMGLERMASVVQDVPTNFETDLFMPIINATEEISGEKYGQSKEKDEAFKVIADHIRTVAFAVGDGALPSNEGRGYVLRRLLRRAVRYAKKLDINRPFMYELVPVVGEIMHDFYPEVKEKTEFIQKVIKNEEDRFHETLNEGLAILSELIKKEKEKGSGMVQGADVFRLYDTYGFPVELTEEYAEEEGLKVDHEGFEKEMELQRERARAARQDVGSMQVQGGILGDIKESSEFVGYDNFETTSKIVALVKEGELVEEASAGDEIHFILDFTPFYAESGGQIADKGTLVANGIKVSVKDVKKAPNGQNLHHAVVEEGKVTKGIEVTAQVDQENRARIIKNHTATHLLHQALKDVLGGHVNQAGSLVEPDRLRFDFSHFGQVTAEELEQVEAIVNEKIWRSIQVETSFKPIAEAKAMGAMALFGEKYGDIVRIVKVGDYSLELCGGCHVPNTSVIGLFKIVSEGGIGAGTRRIEAVTGEAAYKVLNDQITILKDAASKLKTSPKEVANRIDSMLAEMKQLQRENESLSAKLGNIEAGSLTSKVKEVNGVQLLATRVEAADMNSLRNMADDLKQKLGSAVILLGMTDGNKVNLIAAVTDDLIKKGYQAGKLIKEAAAICGGGGGGRPDMAQAGGKDPSKLENALQFAEEWVKSI
- a CDS encoding PRC-barrel domain-containing protein, translated to MRTFSLLKGLPVYELASGQKLGEVCDVSISGNGSVVGLLVKKGAFIKKTFQVKVDQVSSFGEDGIMVEDKSALERLETEPEYTFEHNESLAGKKLLTKDGEQLGLLEDVYFMEELGTIVGYELTDGFFSDIAYGKRVIKTTGPPAIGKDAIVVTVKSR
- a CDS encoding cysteine desulfurase family protein → MERIYLDHAATTPMHPDVLAEMVKVMEAEFGNPSSIHHFGREARKILDDTRDELANSIGTKGNNIIFTSGGTEADNLAIIGYAESNRSKGQHIITTQIEHHAVLHSCEELEKRGFEVTYLPVDENGLVSLGKIEEALRDDTILVTIMYGNNEVGSIQPIKEIGGMLADHQAVFHTDAVQAYGIESLDVEELKVDLLSVSAHKINGPKGIGFLYIREGIKLSRQLFGGEQERKRRAGTENVAAIAGFRKAVELSQKELETKRSFYNDLRNRFINQLEMRGISFQLNGLLDKSLPHILNLSFPGTNVEAMLVNLDLSGIAASSGSACTAGSIDPSHVLVAMFGKEADKLTNSIRFSFGLHNTREQIEKAAEDTAKIVRRLAKINQA
- the mnmA gene encoding tRNA 2-thiouridine(34) synthase MnmA yields the protein MEKSPKDTRVVVGMSGGVDSSVAALILKEKGYDVIGIFMKNWDDTDENGVCTATEDYEDVIRVCNQIGIPYYAVNFEKQYWDKVFTYFLDEYKAGRTPNPDVMCNKEIKFKAFLEHAMNLGADYLATGHYARVEDRDGERKMLRGLDENKDQTYFLNQLSQSQIEKVLFPIGNLEKSRVRELAKEANLATATKKDSTGICFIGERNFKEFLGNYLPAQPGNMETMDGQVKGKHDGLMYYTIGQRQGLGIGGSGEPWFVVGKDLERNVLLVEQGFHNELLYSDSITAVNVGFVSDMEKPRVFECTAKFRYRQPDNAVTVELQDDGTAKVLFKEPIRAVTPGQAVVFYDGDECLGGGTIDEIFKNGNKLTYVG